Part of the Vibrio sp. SCSIO 43137 genome, AGGAAAACAAACATCAGGATCCAGACTGAAATACCCGCCCCCAACGCCACGATCCAAACCTGGCCAATTAAAATCAGAAGCAGTACCACAATCAGGCTGATTAAAAGGGTTGATCCCAGAGTTTTACTTAACCCCCAGCCAGTACCGGACAGTTCCAGCATTTTTTTCATATCGGAAAAAAACGTAAATTTTATCAGTCGTTTTTCAAACGGTGTTAATCCCTTAAGATACTGTTCCTGCAACAGAGATTTACTCTCTTCATCCAGATCCCGTTGTGATTCCCGTAAGCGAGCTGCCAGCTCTTTATGTTTCGCCTTCTGACCAGCGGCTGGTAATAACAGTGCCTGAGAGATAAATACAATAGAGAAAAACAGCAGTATCAGAAATAGAGTTGTGTCTTGCATGCTCTGCTCCTATTGATTTGACTCATTAAAAATATCAAATGGCAGGTCAAGTCCGCGTCGCCTTAGCTGATCATGGCAGGCAGGCACAATACCTGTGGCAGTATAGAAACCAATAATATTGCCCTCTTCATCAATTCCCTGACGCTGAAACTTAAAAATCTCTGACATGGTAATAATCTCCCCTTCCATTCCATTTATCTCCTGAACGCTTACCATGCGACGTTTACCATCTTCCTGACGTTCCATCTGTACAACTAAGTGAATGGCAGAGGCAATCTGAGCACGCAGGTTCTTTGTGGAGATATTCCAGCCAGCCATGGAGAACATATTCTCTACCCGGCTTAAGGCATCACGCGGGGTGTTGGCGTGAATCGTTGCCAGTGATCCGTCGTGACCGGTGTTCATCGCTGCCAGCATATCTACCGCTTCGCTACCGCGCACCTCACCAAGAACGATTCGGTCAGGGCGCATACGCAGCGAGTTTTTTACCAGTTCACGCTGACCAATTTCGCCTTTGCCTTCTAAGTTAGCTGGCCGTGTTTCCAGACGGATAACGTGGGGCTGCTGCAGTTGTAGCTCCGCCGAGTCTTCAATAGTGATAATGCGTTGATCGCTGGGAATAAAGCCGGAGAAGATATTAAGGGTAGTGGTTTTTCCCGAACCAGTACCGCCAGAAATAAGTACATTTAGCTCCCCTTCTACCGCGGCTTCAACAAACCTCGCCATCTCAGGAGAGAGAGAGTTATAGCTAAGCAGGTTTTCCATGGTCAGTTTATCAACGGCGAAGCGACGTATAGAGACAGACGGGCCATCGATGGCCAGAGGAGGAATGATGGCGTTGACACGGGAGCCATCCAGCAAGCGGGCATCCACCATAGGCGATGATTCATCAATACGACGGCCAACCTGACTTACGATCCGGTCGATAATATTACGCAAGTGGCGATCATCTAAAAAGGTGTGTGGTGTTCTCTCCAGCTTACCGAAACGTTCAACATAGATGCTTTTCGGGCCGTTTACCAGAATATCGGAAACCGTTGAATCTGCCAGTAAAGGTTCCAGCGGCCCCAGACCAAATACTTCATCCTCTATCTGCTTGATAATGCGCTTACGCCCTTCCGCACTCAGGGGATGAGTATTGTCATCGGACATTAGGTGCACAATGGCTTCATGCAGATCGGCTTTTGCCCTGCGCTCATCCAGATTCGCCAGAAGGCCGAGATCCAGAGTCTCTAACAAACGCTTATGAAAGTAGTGTTTAGTATCCAGTTCCTGCTCAATGATCTTACGGCTCTCATCGATGGCCTTCTCTTTCTCTTCACGCTCACGGATTTTCTTATCTAACGCACTCTCACCGGAGTTGGCTTCATCCAGCTCCTGCTTCATCTCTTTCGCTTCTTGTATACTTGTTTGCTGCATCTTGTCTTCAAATTCTGGATTGACGTTTTTTCTTTTGAAAAACATTTTCGCCCCTTAGCCGGTTACGAGAACAGGCGTCCAAACCAGCCTTTTTTCTCCCGGACTGGTGATGAAATATGGTGTGAAATCTCTACAACAGATTTTGCTATAGCACTTTTTTTCTTATTTATAACAATAGGTTGACCAAGATTTGCACATTCAATTGCTACCTTATACTCGTTGGGAACAAGGTGAAGGGGAACATCAGCAACGGTGTTTTCAATATCTTTAAGTCGAATAGGCAACCTCTTCTCAAACCGGTTAAGAACCACTTCAATATTGTCTTTAGGCTGACCATACTCAAACTGCAGAGCGTTGATAAGCTGGTTAGTCCGTTTAATTGAGATAAGGTTTTGCTGAGCAATCAGATAGATATCAGTTGCAGGCGCAACGATAGAGGCAAAGGTGCTGTCTATGCCCCGAGACAAGTCTACCACCACATAAGAGTAAAACTGTCTCAGCAACGGCAGAAGACGGCTGAAATTTTTGGCATGTTTATAGTTGTCCGATGCCGTCCCGGGAAGGAAACTAAGTGAATGGACGCCTGAACTGTGTTTAGAGACCATGGAGTCCAGTGACACCTCATCCAGCTCCGGTAGTACATCCAGAATATCAACAATACCGTATTTGGGTTTTACATCCAGATACTCGGGGATCACACTAAACTGCAGGTCAAGATCCACCAACAGTACTTCTTCCTTATGATAACTGGCTATCTCGCAGGCGGTGTTCAGTGCCAGAGTGGTAGCACCTGCGCCCCCTTTGGTATTGATAAATAAGATCAGATCACCAAGGTTCCTGCTGGCCACCTTCTCTTCTGCGGTCTTTTTCAGCATAGGCATTAGTTCGCCAATGCTAGCTTTATCAGAAAGAAAGTCCGATGCCCCCATACGCAGGGCAATCCGCAACGCACCGTTGTCAGCCTCGTTACCAAACACCACTAAAGAAGCTTCATGGCCTTGCAGGTTTGAATCTTCATTTTGCAAATCGATGATCTTCTTAGCCCAGTTCACCCCGGTTTCAATATAGACAATATCCGGTTGGGTTTTAGATGAGATACCATCCACAGTAAATGAAGAGAGTGGTATCAGTTCAACATTCAGATTGCGGCACTGGGCTAACTCGGCCTGCATATGGTTACGGAACACTTCTGTCGCATAAACCAGCCAGACACATAAGTTTGCTTTTAATGTAAACTTTTTATCTTCATTTATTGATAGCTTCACCGCTTCACCCATATAGGTTCTCCCTAGCAATCCGTTTTTTTATCACCCGTTCGGTTTTTGGTTTCCCTAAGCACTCCCAAATTCTCTGCCGGAATTTCTGTTACATAATCCGGAAATGCATCACTGGAAGTAAACAGAGGTAATAATGAAAAAGATTGATACCCCACATCTTTAACTGTAGCTCGTACGAACGCAATTTCATCATATTTTGTTTCTGGCGAGGTTAACTTAACGCCATCTTTGTCCAGATACTCGATAACCATACTGGTTGATTGGTATGAACTTGGCGCATTGGCTGTTACGCTGGCATTGGTGGCGATATCAGGATCGCCAACCTGACAAACTGTTGCCAGCCTTGCGGCCTGCCGGGTCATATCGTTAAGAATTTGCGAGGTATACATATATCTGCCGGCATCCATTATGGTAAACAAAACCAGTAACAGCACCGTTGCCACTATGGTAAATTCAATCACTGCGATACCTGATTGCCGTACCTTGCTATGAATTCTGTTCATGGTTTTGTCCTCATCACAGAAGAAGCCACCAGAGGTATATCCAGAGTGATACCGGTATAAGGAATCGGAGAGAACAGCGGTGAGTACTGGTAAGTAGCCGTTACCGTGACATAGTTTGTAGATTCAACCACGTTTACACCAGCGGTGGTTAACCCGTTAAGCTTTGTATCACCTGTTCCGGCTATATTTCCGTAAACCACCATATTCTCAATTTCAGATATGTCAGCAATGGTACTGGCTGTATTAGGTTTACCTACAATGGCGTAACGACCTCCGCTACGCACAGCTTTATCCAGAACGGTGTATTCAATAAATGCCCGGCTAAAATCAAATATTCCGGCCAAAATCAGCAACAACACAGGCAGTGACCAGATAAACTCTATGGCAGCCATGCCTTTTTGTTTAGACTGTTTCATATTAAGAGCCCTCTCTTAACGGATCTTCATATAACACAATCTTATAAATTCCTTCCGCATCAGAACTGCCGTTGTTGAAGGAGTTATCCGCGGTACAATCCTTCAGAAACTCCCCGAATACATGCTGTTTACCACCATTATTATTTGGTGCTCTCTGCATCAACAGGAAGCAACCTACACCATCAACAGGATAGTCGTTTACCCCACCGGAAGGGTTAGCACAATCAATAACAGGTACTGCCAGCATACGGCGATCTATCCCCGGGTTACTACTGCAGGAAGAGCCACTACCGTTCAGACAGGCTTGTTTACCACTTTCATAATCAGCCGATGTCCAGTTGTCAGGATTTACTACGACACCATTGGTATCAACCGTAATTTCAGTTGTAGGCTCACCAACATAAATATCAGGAGGATAATCGGATGAAGATAGTCCGCCGCCATAATCACCAAAGCGGGTATTCAGCCCCTGACCAACAGGGCCAATGGTATTACCCGGCTTAGTGGTTACATCACCATCAATATCGACACAACCGGCATAGTCACCCGCCAGGTAGTTTTTTACATCCGAACCACCGGAACCGAAGTCCAGCAACTGATAGTTTCCTGAACCCATAGGACTGGATGTACTATCTGGCAGCTTAAGAGCGGTAATGTTTCCCGTTCCATATCCCCAGCCATCCTCAGCAGAACCACCATTATTGCAAACCGCCATAGGTACGATATTACATATCTTATTGGCGCCCGGACTGGGGCCGGCAACGGCACTTACTGTCACCTCTTTATTGATGCCGAATATCTGCAAAAAATAACTGGTTAGCGGGTAGCTGCTTACCGATATTCGTACATAAATATCTTCAGTCGTGGTAAAAGTATTATCAGGAAACACCTCTGGATCATTGGTATAGGTAAACGAGAATATTCCCTTTGTGGTATCAAATTCACCGCCACCACCAGCACCGGCTATATTAGTAAAGGTCTGCTTTGCTGCCGTAGTAGCCGCGACAGTATCATCCAGTTCATCTGCAAGGGATGCCGCCGTCAGCGCAGCCGCATCGACTGCATTCTGCAGTTTCGAACGGTTCAGCAGTGCATGATTAATATCAATACTGAGAGCCGCAAACCCTAACAGTACTGTCATCCCCAGCGTAACCAGAACCAATACTAATCCTGCCTGCCGGCGATAACTGGATGGTACTTTTTTTCGCCTGTTCATCTTTGCCTTCCTTCAGGCATTAATTTGATATCGGAATCGCAAGAATTTTCTCTGCACTGATAGAGTCGTTCTTATCACTGGCTGTTTCTTTATGATAGATATCTAATGTTGCCTGCATTCTTTCTCCGCTACCGGTAGGAATCACATTCATATTCTCAACGGTCGCATTTGGATTGTAGGTCTGTTCCGCCCGTAACAGAGCGACAGAACTGCCCATAGGGGGGTGATTACTGGCACAACCAACTAACAGTAAGGTCACAATCACACCCGCCATTCGATACACTGCTAATTTCATCATTTCATCCCCTATAAGCTGTGGCCGAAGGTTCCTTCCGAACCACCTGTTTCAGTTGATACCGGTGCCAGTTGTTCTACCTGATTCGGCATCACCATTTTTTTCTGTTTTTCAAAGTGTGAGTTCTTACCAAGCAGATAGAATTCCACATCTGAAGGAGCAACAAAACCATCGGTTGGCAGAGTCACCTTGCTACGGTCAATAGGTTTCGCCAGCCTTGGTGTCACCAGAATAACCAGTTCCGTTTCACCGGAAACAAACTCTTTACTGGTAAACAGTTGCCCCAGAATCGGAATATCACCCAACCCCGGTACTTTACTCACTTTTTCACGGGTATTTTCACTTAGTAGGCCGGCAATACCTATGGTCTGTCCGTCAGCCAGCTCCAGTGTTGAAGAGGCAGAGCGAATGGTCAGTGCCGGAATAATATAAGTAGCATTAGTGGTACCACCTGCAAGAGAAACGGCATTACTACTGCTTAGTTCACTAACTGATACCGACATATTAAGATTGATTTTCTTATCACTCAGAACGGTAGGAATAAAGTTCACTCCGACACCAAACTTACGGTAGTCGATAACAATACCGTCCTCATCAGGAACAGGAATCGGAAATTCGCCACCAGCCAGAAACTCAGCTTTTGAGCCGCTTAAGGTGGTCAGGTTAGGTTCAGCCAGCACCTTGGCAATTCCGTTGTCTTTAGCAATATCAAGGGCAAGAGTAAATAGTGTGTCACCATCAACAAAGGAACTCAGCAAACCGCTGGACTCAAAGCCCGGTACACCAAATACCGGTTTCAGTACTGAATTCTCAGTGACAAAATTACCACCGACAGTACCACCACCAATATCGAAGTTACCGTTGTTCTGGAAGACGTTGAAATTGGATTCAAAGCGCTTAGTCAGGCTTCTTTGCACCTCTGCAACAGTAACTTCCAGCATCACCTGCTGGGCACCACCTATGGTCATCAGATTAATAATACTGGAAGTATTCACCTGTTTTTTGGCTTCCGTATCAGCTGCAAGGCCACCCGCATACGTCTCGGCGATTTTCAACGCCAGATTCATCTTCTCCTGATTACTGATTTGACCGCTTAGGATCAGTTTCTTCTTAGAGCTATGTACTTTAATGGTCTCGTCAGGCAAAAACTCATATAACTTAGCCTTGAGATTATTAAGGTCATGAGAAACCTCAATATTGAGCGTTTCAATCAGGCGGCCGCTTCGGTCCCAGACACTTAGATTGGTAGATCCCAGCTTTTTACCAATCAGAAACAGCTCACTCGACTTCAGTATTACAATATCCAAGACTTCAGGATCACCCAGGGAAACTTTATCTGCCTTTCCCTGTAACTTAATCTGCACCGATTTATGGTGAGGAATAGTGATGGTTCTGCCGGTCTGAGCCGCAATGACAGACCAGGAGAACATCAACAGACTCAGTAGTACTATTATTCTTTTCATGGCTTAGTTTCCTCAATCCTTGACATTCACTTTAGTAGTTTCTGTTCCCTTGATGATGGTTACGCTGGGTTTAGGTACATACTTTCTGCGAACCACTCGTTTTTCGATGGTTTTCGGATTCCTCAACGCCAGTTGAATACTGCCTTTATTCTTCTCAGACAGAAGCTTTTCTGCCTGTACCGGGCTTAGCTCCAGTGTTACTGCCCGAACAATAACTGGTTTGTTATCGTCGGTACGCGCTGTCTGATCCACTGCCAACACCCTGATATCTTTTAAAATAGTGGAGGTTTTTACATAGGTATCGCTGTACTTAATGGTGTTCAGAATATCCACTTTATTACCCGGTAACAGGAAGCCCGCCACCCCGATAACGTCGTTAACCCTTATGGTAATCGCCCGCTTATCTTCCGGTATCAGGGAGGCCAGAGTGGTTCCCTCACCCGGCCCGGCCATCCGCTGTGCATTAATTACTTCTCCGGAGAAAACATTGTCTTTACTAATCAATCCGTACAGCTCTTCCGGTGCAGCATAGTTATTATCTGAGATCCAGCCGATCTCCATTAATCGTGTGGTGAGATGGTTCTCATTCATCTCAACACCTGCCGGAATATCCTGTGCAGCGACCACGACAGGGTGCCTCTCAATCACCTCTACCTTGGTTTCAGGTTGTCGCTGCTCTTCCATCCACTGCTGGGCAACAAACACTGCAGCCAAACCAAATACAATCGATAAGAGAAGCAGGAAAATCACTTGAGTTCGGCTCATGATGTCTCTCCTTGTTCGTCAGCGGTAAAATAAAGATCCCATGCTCTTTCCATAATTTCGGGTGTTATTATCGGTTCCAGCTCTTCAAACACCACGATATCCCTGCCAATTCCCGCTATATCTTTTGGCAGGCACGGGTAAAGCCCGACACTGTTTTTCTGATGTAATTCGAATAGTTTTTTTAACGCTCCGTCCAGAACGGTAAGCTTTATCTTGTCGGCAACCGTCCCCCATAACTGGCGGTAATGTTCTTCACTCAGGGCATAAAACTGAATTTTGTAACCTAATCGCCTCAGGAAAGCAGGGTCAGCAATTTTTTGCGGATTCAGGTTGGTTGAAAATGCCAGAGTTAAAATAAAGGGAACCGATATCTGCTGACCGTTAGGCAGGCCTAAGTGGTCAATATTGTATTCCATAGGCACAATCCAGCGGTTCAAAATAGTGTCCACCGGCATTGGCTGACGGCCAAGGTCATCGATAATAAAGATGCCGTTGTTGGCCATCATCTGCAGTGGTGCCAGCCAGACCTTACTGTGTTCAGTATGGTTTACTTCCAGCATATCCATGGTCAGCTCACCACCCACCTGAACATTGGGCCGTTCGCAAAGTACCCAGCGCCTGTCATGCTGATCTTTAAGGGAGGCTGACTGCTCGGTATAGTTTTTATTGATAGGAATATGATGCTGGGGAGAAAACACCCGCATAATATTTCCGGCCGCAAATACAGCGTAAGGAATATAAACCGATGTGTTGAGAGAATTAAGAATTCTAGCCGCCACATAACTTTTACCTGTACCAGCATGCCCGTACAGAAGAAGCGCCCTGCCCGAGTTGATTGCCGGCCCCAGCACAGATGCCAAACGTTCCGAGCCATAAACATCAGACAAAGCACGATCAACATCTTTTCTGGTAACAAACTGAGCTCTTACGTCCTGTTCTTCTACCATTTTGGTATATTGCTTCAATGAAACGGGCATTGGCCCCAGATAGGCATCTTTTTTAAAGGCATTATCAGCTTCAGCGAACCCTGACTCTGATAAAGCATAACGTACATTGCCTTTCGCACTGTCAGCAAACAGCGAATGGGACTCTGCCTGAAACACTTCAACCATGGAGCGTTTTCTTAGCACCGCCAGAATATTTTCGACAAAATGACTGATCACACCAAGATAAGCAGACAGCTCCAGAACATCAGACTTAGGGTAAGCCGCCAAATGTTTGATCACCAAGTTTTCCAGTACAGCAGCAGGTACATCCAGCTCTTCAACTGAAACCGGCACCTTAGGCGGCTCTACCTGAGGAGTTAGTTTGGGTTTAAACCCTGCTTCCATGCCAGCGCCCATAATGTCTCTCCTCACCCGTTAAAGTGTAAAGTAGCTGTACATCGCCATCCCAATCGCTATGGATGGAGCCATAGGCATTTTTGTTAAATGCACATCTACATACTGACGAGTCTGTTTATTGGTCAAATAAGCTAACTTGCGTAAATTAAGCATAGAACCAAAATAGATACTGTT contains:
- a CDS encoding pilus assembly protein TadG-related protein, with amino-acid sequence MNRRKKVPSSYRRQAGLVLVLVTLGMTVLLGFAALSIDINHALLNRSKLQNAVDAAALTAASLADELDDTVAATTAAKQTFTNIAGAGGGGEFDTTKGIFSFTYTNDPEVFPDNTFTTTEDIYVRISVSSYPLTSYFLQIFGINKEVTVSAVAGPSPGANKICNIVPMAVCNNGGSAEDGWGYGTGNITALKLPDSTSSPMGSGNYQLLDFGSGGSDVKNYLAGDYAGCVDIDGDVTTKPGNTIGPVGQGLNTRFGDYGGGLSSSDYPPDIYVGEPTTEITVDTNGVVVNPDNWTSADYESGKQACLNGSGSSCSSNPGIDRRMLAVPVIDCANPSGGVNDYPVDGVGCFLLMQRAPNNNGGKQHVFGEFLKDCTADNSFNNGSSDAEGIYKIVLYEDPLREGS
- a CDS encoding TadE/TadG family type IV pilus assembly protein; amino-acid sequence: MKQSKQKGMAAIEFIWSLPVLLLILAGIFDFSRAFIEYTVLDKAVRSGGRYAIVGKPNTASTIADISEIENMVVYGNIAGTGDTKLNGLTTAGVNVVESTNYVTVTATYQYSPLFSPIPYTGITLDIPLVASSVMRTKP
- the cpaB gene encoding Flp pilus assembly protein CpaB, with translation MSRTQVIFLLLLSIVFGLAAVFVAQQWMEEQRQPETKVEVIERHPVVVAAQDIPAGVEMNENHLTTRLMEIGWISDNNYAAPEELYGLISKDNVFSGEVINAQRMAGPGEGTTLASLIPEDKRAITIRVNDVIGVAGFLLPGNKVDILNTIKYSDTYVKTSTILKDIRVLAVDQTARTDDNKPVIVRAVTLELSPVQAEKLLSEKNKGSIQLALRNPKTIEKRVVRRKYVPKPSVTIIKGTETTKVNVKD
- a CDS encoding type II and III secretion system protein family protein; this encodes MKRIIVLLSLLMFSWSVIAAQTGRTITIPHHKSVQIKLQGKADKVSLGDPEVLDIVILKSSELFLIGKKLGSTNLSVWDRSGRLIETLNIEVSHDLNNLKAKLYEFLPDETIKVHSSKKKLILSGQISNQEKMNLALKIAETYAGGLAADTEAKKQVNTSSIINLMTIGGAQQVMLEVTVAEVQRSLTKRFESNFNVFQNNGNFDIGGGTVGGNFVTENSVLKPVFGVPGFESSGLLSSFVDGDTLFTLALDIAKDNGIAKVLAEPNLTTLSGSKAEFLAGGEFPIPVPDEDGIVIDYRKFGVGVNFIPTVLSDKKINLNMSVSVSELSSSNAVSLAGGTTNATYIIPALTIRSASSTLELADGQTIGIAGLLSENTREKVSKVPGLGDIPILGQLFTSKEFVSGETELVILVTPRLAKPIDRSKVTLPTDGFVAPSDVEFYLLGKNSHFEKQKKMVMPNQVEQLAPVSTETGGSEGTFGHSL
- a CDS encoding nucleotide-binding protein, whose translation is MGEAVKLSINEDKKFTLKANLCVWLVYATEVFRNHMQAELAQCRNLNVELIPLSSFTVDGISSKTQPDIVYIETGVNWAKKIIDLQNEDSNLQGHEASLVVFGNEADNGALRIALRMGASDFLSDKASIGELMPMLKKTAEEKVASRNLGDLILFINTKGGAGATTLALNTACEIASYHKEEVLLVDLDLQFSVIPEYLDVKPKYGIVDILDVLPELDEVSLDSMVSKHSSGVHSLSFLPGTASDNYKHAKNFSRLLPLLRQFYSYVVVDLSRGIDSTFASIVAPATDIYLIAQQNLISIKRTNQLINALQFEYGQPKDNIEVVLNRFEKRLPIRLKDIENTVADVPLHLVPNEYKVAIECANLGQPIVINKKKSAIAKSVVEISHHISSPVREKKGWFGRLFS
- a CDS encoding TadE/TadG family type IV pilus assembly protein, producing the protein MNRIHSKVRQSGIAVIEFTIVATVLLLVLFTIMDAGRYMYTSQILNDMTRQAARLATVCQVGDPDIATNASVTANAPSSYQSTSMVIEYLDKDGVKLTSPETKYDEIAFVRATVKDVGYQSFSLLPLFTSSDAFPDYVTEIPAENLGVLRETKNRTGDKKTDC
- a CDS encoding ATP-binding protein — its product is MGAGMEAGFKPKLTPQVEPPKVPVSVEELDVPAAVLENLVIKHLAAYPKSDVLELSAYLGVISHFVENILAVLRKRSMVEVFQAESHSLFADSAKGNVRYALSESGFAEADNAFKKDAYLGPMPVSLKQYTKMVEEQDVRAQFVTRKDVDRALSDVYGSERLASVLGPAINSGRALLLYGHAGTGKSYVAARILNSLNTSVYIPYAVFAAGNIMRVFSPQHHIPINKNYTEQSASLKDQHDRRWVLCERPNVQVGGELTMDMLEVNHTEHSKVWLAPLQMMANNGIFIIDDLGRQPMPVDTILNRWIVPMEYNIDHLGLPNGQQISVPFILTLAFSTNLNPQKIADPAFLRRLGYKIQFYALSEEHYRQLWGTVADKIKLTVLDGALKKLFELHQKNSVGLYPCLPKDIAGIGRDIVVFEELEPIITPEIMERAWDLYFTADEQGETS